From Solidesulfovibrio carbinoliphilus subsp. oakridgensis, the proteins below share one genomic window:
- a CDS encoding PilZ domain-containing protein, translating to MALIEFKRCPHCGKTTWQEFVPQAPPAPSYWRCRDCGDRRDARRISVGQSALLNHGRIQTDQLCADVLIVDISPRGAKLRSDEEMPVVVREGERLLFNPQLQPFGELARYHPSIVRWIRDGDFGVHFERPLAMASVDIMRIVKN from the coding sequence ATGGCGCTTATCGAATTCAAACGTTGCCCCCACTGCGGCAAGACCACGTGGCAGGAGTTTGTGCCCCAGGCGCCTCCGGCCCCGTCCTATTGGCGTTGCCGCGACTGCGGCGACCGGCGGGACGCCAGGCGGATCAGTGTCGGCCAAAGCGCCCTGCTCAACCATGGCCGCATCCAGACCGACCAGTTGTGCGCCGATGTCCTGATCGTGGACATCAGTCCGCGCGGCGCCAAGCTCCGCTCTGACGAGGAAATGCCGGTCGTCGTGCGCGAGGGCGAGCGCCTGCTTTTCAATCCCCAGCTCCAGCCGTTCGGCGAACTGGCCCGCTACCATCCGAGCATCGTGCGCTGGATCCGGGACGGCGACTTCGGCGTCCACTTCGAGCGCCCCCTGGCCATGGCCTCCGTGGACATCATGCGCATCGTCAAGAACTGA
- a CDS encoding cysteine synthase — translation MIHDSVLSLVGATPLVRMARVNPNPAVTLAAKIEMRNPGGSIKDRVALAMIEAAERAGELTPRHTIIEATSGNTGIGLAMVCAVKGYRLKLLMPASASEERKRIMRAYGAEIVLTPGNLGTDGAIEEAYRLAREEPEKYVLMDQFNNPASIEAHYGSTAVEIFEATGGAVTHVVVALGTSGTAMGLVKKLKEYDPAVKVVAVEPHPGHKIQGLKNMQESYPPGIFDKHALDAIVSVEDEEAFSMARRLAREEGLLVGMSGGAAMAAAATLAASLAEGLVVVILADGGERYLSTTLFAVPEKKGVALRGLGTAEPVYLDPAGAVPGLFTFGPPLAEPGDLDAWRRVVTLDVLRRALSRGPARPTLAVGLADLEDRSLDAARAAGQKCRDFAEAARTRVAGYAGLLGVSGAVFPLAGEALDEALALTRKLMGKGLAYEKLRSVYFDVARDKAYGRLLGTDMTKLALGKTVDLLAYAKDNPQDFTLLKRVSLKDLKAGDALATTWGNVRPSWFLQMAAAAAQALPAVTVVLTDEDKTFPHLENLRAIWAVGAGLAPAAWLAGGRVTGRDGPEAKAPVLGDLLALGVHPLTVRAWLLSIGYHKPLAAAPDALRMWERNRGRVQELAANLGLIPEGRGAASDAVETEAGGLGEALAAAVADDLSVFQFWPRLFAFCRFANGRLSAGRLPGADAARLLRALTEADAVLGLLDPARLPVPGEAWPEAAARLVAERTRAREARDFARADALRAEIEGLGYRVEDTAEGIRLFPLC, via the coding sequence ATGATCCATGACTCCGTCCTTTCCCTGGTCGGCGCAACACCGCTCGTGCGCATGGCGCGCGTCAATCCCAACCCGGCCGTGACCCTGGCCGCCAAGATCGAGATGCGAAACCCGGGCGGATCCATCAAGGACCGGGTGGCCCTGGCCATGATCGAGGCGGCCGAGCGCGCGGGCGAGCTGACCCCGCGCCACACCATCATCGAGGCCACTTCCGGCAACACCGGCATCGGGCTGGCCATGGTCTGCGCGGTCAAGGGATACCGCTTGAAGCTCCTCATGCCGGCCTCGGCCTCGGAGGAGCGAAAGCGCATCATGCGGGCCTACGGCGCGGAAATCGTGCTGACGCCCGGCAACCTCGGCACGGACGGGGCCATCGAGGAGGCCTACCGGCTGGCCCGGGAGGAGCCGGAAAAATACGTGCTCATGGACCAGTTCAACAATCCGGCCAGCATCGAGGCCCACTACGGCAGCACGGCGGTGGAGATCTTCGAGGCCACCGGCGGGGCCGTGACCCACGTGGTGGTGGCCCTCGGCACCTCGGGCACGGCCATGGGACTGGTCAAAAAACTGAAGGAGTACGATCCGGCCGTCAAAGTGGTGGCAGTGGAGCCCCATCCGGGACACAAGATCCAGGGCCTCAAGAACATGCAGGAATCCTATCCGCCGGGTATCTTCGACAAGCACGCCCTGGACGCCATCGTGTCCGTGGAGGACGAGGAGGCTTTTTCCATGGCCCGGCGTCTGGCCCGGGAGGAGGGCCTCTTGGTCGGCATGAGCGGCGGCGCGGCCATGGCCGCGGCGGCGACCCTGGCCGCCTCCCTCGCCGAGGGGCTGGTGGTCGTCATCCTGGCCGACGGCGGAGAACGGTACCTGTCGACCACGCTTTTCGCCGTGCCCGAGAAAAAGGGCGTGGCCCTGCGCGGCCTGGGCACGGCCGAGCCGGTCTATCTCGACCCGGCCGGGGCCGTTCCCGGGCTTTTCACCTTCGGCCCGCCTTTGGCCGAACCCGGCGACCTGGACGCCTGGCGGCGGGTGGTGACCCTCGACGTGTTGCGGCGGGCCCTGTCCCGGGGGCCCGCCCGGCCGACCCTGGCCGTGGGGCTGGCGGATCTTGAGGACAGGAGCCTCGACGCCGCCCGGGCGGCCGGGCAGAAGTGCCGCGACTTCGCCGAGGCGGCCCGGACCCGGGTGGCCGGGTACGCCGGGCTCCTTGGCGTCTCGGGCGCGGTCTTTCCCCTGGCCGGCGAGGCCCTGGACGAGGCCCTGGCCCTGACGCGAAAGCTCATGGGCAAGGGGCTGGCCTACGAGAAGCTTCGAAGCGTCTATTTCGACGTGGCCCGGGACAAGGCCTACGGCCGGCTCCTTGGCACGGACATGACCAAGCTGGCGCTTGGCAAGACCGTGGACCTCTTGGCCTACGCCAAGGACAACCCCCAGGACTTCACGCTTTTAAAGCGCGTGAGCCTCAAAGACCTCAAGGCCGGGGACGCCCTGGCCACGACCTGGGGCAATGTGCGGCCGAGCTGGTTCCTCCAGATGGCCGCGGCTGCGGCCCAGGCCCTGCCGGCCGTGACCGTGGTCCTGACCGACGAGGACAAGACGTTTCCGCATCTGGAAAACCTGCGCGCCATCTGGGCGGTCGGGGCCGGGCTCGCGCCGGCGGCCTGGCTGGCCGGCGGCCGGGTCACGGGTCGGGACGGGCCCGAGGCCAAGGCCCCGGTCCTTGGCGATCTCCTGGCCCTTGGCGTCCATCCGCTGACGGTGCGGGCCTGGCTCCTTTCCATCGGCTACCACAAGCCGCTGGCCGCCGCGCCGGACGCCCTTCGCATGTGGGAGAGAAACCGGGGCCGGGTCCAGGAGCTGGCCGCCAATCTGGGGCTCATTCCCGAGGGCAGGGGGGCGGCGTCGGACGCGGTGGAGACCGAGGCGGGCGGGCTTGGCGAGGCGCTTGCCGCGGCCGTGGCCGACGACCTGTCGGTCTTCCAGTTCTGGCCCCGCCTGTTCGCCTTTTGCCGGTTCGCCAACGGCCGGCTGTCGGCCGGCCGGCTGCCCGGGGCCGACGCCGCGCGGCTCCTGCGGGCCCTCACCGAGGCGGACGCGGTGCTCGGACTCCTCGACCCCGCCCGGCTGCCCGTGCCCGGGGAGGCCTGGCCCGAGGCGGCGGCAAGGCTTGTCGCCGAGCGGACGCGGGCCCGGGAGGCCCGGGATTTCGCCCGGGCCGACGCGCTTCGGGCCGAAATCGAGGGGCTCGGCTACCGGGTGGAGGATACGGCCGAGGGCATCCGGCTCTTTCCGCTGTGCTGA